The following proteins are encoded in a genomic region of Sulfurimonas sp. HSL3-7:
- the miaA gene encoding tRNA (adenosine(37)-N6)-dimethylallyltransferase MiaA: protein MKQIAIIGPTASGKSDLAIEMALQHNAYILSIDSLSIYKEIDIASAKPSAHELAKVKHFGINEIYLDTHFSVATFIQLYKKAYQKALHDGKNLIIVGGTSFYLKSLTSGLSQLPEYSEATKAHTARMLLDLPRAYAYLQERDPEYMKAIEATDAYRIEKMLLLVLESGMGPTAWFNAHPPKPVIEQLDIFNIDVERALLRERIVKRTYKMAASGLIDEVAILEHKYGRNHNAMKAIGIIEVLAYLDGECTKEAMIENIITHTAQLAKRQQTFNRTQFEEAVSASLSALPQLIAEVF, encoded by the coding sequence ATGAAACAGATCGCGATCATCGGCCCGACAGCTTCAGGTAAAAGTGACCTTGCCATTGAGATGGCCTTGCAGCACAACGCCTACATCCTCTCCATCGACTCACTCAGCATCTATAAAGAGATCGATATTGCCTCCGCCAAACCATCTGCTCATGAGTTGGCGAAGGTAAAACACTTCGGTATCAACGAGATCTATCTCGATACCCATTTCAGTGTAGCAACCTTTATACAGCTCTACAAAAAAGCCTATCAAAAAGCCCTGCATGACGGCAAGAACCTTATTATCGTCGGTGGCACCAGTTTTTACCTTAAAAGCCTGACATCGGGTCTGTCACAGCTTCCGGAGTACTCCGAAGCGACCAAAGCGCATACAGCCAGGATGCTGCTCGATCTGCCCCGTGCCTATGCTTATCTGCAAGAGAGAGATCCAGAGTATATGAAGGCCATAGAAGCCACTGACGCCTATCGTATAGAGAAGATGCTCCTGCTTGTCCTTGAGAGCGGTATGGGCCCTACAGCGTGGTTCAACGCCCATCCTCCCAAACCGGTCATTGAACAACTCGATATCTTTAATATCGACGTTGAACGCGCCCTGCTGCGCGAACGTATCGTCAAACGTACTTACAAGATGGCGGCATCGGGTCTTATCGACGAAGTGGCGATACTGGAGCACAAGTACGGCCGTAACCACAATGCGATGAAGGCGATCGGCATCATAGAGGTGTTGGCCTACCTCGATGGCGAGTGCACGAAAGAGGCGATGATAGAGAACATCATCACCCACACCGCGCAGCTGGCAAAACGGCAGCAGACGTTTAACAGGACACAGTTTGAAGAGGCGGTTTCGGCAAGCCTGAGTGCCCTGCCTCAGCTGATCGCCGAAGTATTTTAA
- the smpB gene encoding SsrA-binding protein SmpB: MGETIAKNKKAYHDYHIEEKLEAGIVLKGSEIKAIRAGRVNLKDSFIRIDNGEAVLYNAHIGLLETTHHYYRHEERGPRKLLLHKKQINKLAQAVSRDGMTIVPLSMYYNDKNIVKVQIGIAKGKKLHDKRQDLKEKDMKRDIDRAMKEF, translated from the coding sequence TTGGGCGAGACCATTGCTAAAAACAAAAAAGCGTATCATGATTATCATATTGAAGAGAAGCTTGAAGCCGGTATTGTACTGAAAGGGAGCGAGATCAAAGCGATCCGTGCCGGACGTGTCAACCTCAAAGACAGCTTCATCCGCATCGACAACGGCGAAGCGGTTCTCTATAATGCCCATATCGGTCTGCTCGAGACCACCCATCACTACTACCGCCATGAAGAGCGCGGACCGCGAAAACTGCTGCTGCACAAAAAACAGATCAATAAACTCGCACAGGCTGTCAGCCGCGACGGCATGACTATCGTGCCGCTAAGTATGTACTACAACGACAAAAACATCGTCAAAGTCCAGATCGGGATCGCCAAGGGTAAAAAGCTCCACGACAAGCGCCAGGACCTCAAAGAGAAAGATATGAAACGCGATATTGATAGAGCGATGAAAGAGTTCTAG
- a CDS encoding M14 family metallopeptidase — MRQQYISYQECVDFFLSAQASHPDLFKVTTIGKTWEERDMIAVTISKGMEDADSKPALFYTGSIHAREWIGIELAVKYAHHLLEHIEFDPQLNQLLERATFYVVPCANPDGFEYSRNHFSFWRKNRRHNADGTFGVDLNRNFSIGYAPSKNTSSNVYSGPQPFSEPETAALRDFVLAHPNITIALDYHSQGNVFFPAHNFIHEDAIDATDLNTLSANMAEEIRKVSGREYGVHMGKPPTHLISGSGREFYYSQGALALTVEVGSRNISDYQENMLEHINENIAALTYALSEVPNYDKTKSLPRVGNFIATSVGSRDVELSWDYPEDEKVYFEIYRSKKLKGYTQSSNRVGTTLSHSFVDRQLESATNYHYFIRAVCKVRHIKSAFAPVLGVRTDPETTMFSKILYPLRSEIGYVGEKTTKNKEHFGENSLFVGISEYKGECYGISSFSLESVPENALIKSAQISYYPMNRVSVHVEKFGEWRVGLVDERTIDNLASFDEVKNAKVLGYIGMATKSSQLSQGVWRTYRFNKQERNVLQDALKRRKAVFRMEGPTKLPIDRASQMMQWDIGYGPHSGGLTFRPKLEVTYTLQEAKLELYSQQEYTITEQEVKESSLVAGFDQNGSRIYGCIEFDMTQILDMQNTIVSDAYLELDARQINANASIRYHIEMVKMGDGEKSFKKMREREVIERVGYEVSVADLRQDKAQRFVFDTLSIQEMVDTIQANEKILFVIKASSSKSFAKSESVNWLDAKRECRPRLILDYIKKRRYGIEKATNLRASVENGMIRLDWDNPVDEAFKGVIVVKNPFHVPSSAYDGQKLYGGPDNYTYDNFGDLDVGKYYAVFAYDEVPHISEPAVLAYNIEN, encoded by the coding sequence GTGCGCCAACAGTATATCTCTTATCAGGAATGTGTCGATTTTTTTCTTTCTGCCCAAGCGTCTCATCCCGATCTTTTTAAAGTAACCACCATAGGCAAGACCTGGGAAGAGCGTGATATGATCGCTGTGACTATCTCGAAAGGGATGGAAGATGCCGACAGTAAGCCGGCCCTCTTTTATACCGGGAGTATTCACGCGCGTGAGTGGATCGGTATAGAGTTGGCTGTGAAGTATGCCCACCACTTATTGGAGCATATCGAGTTTGATCCGCAGCTGAACCAGTTGCTGGAACGCGCCACTTTCTACGTGGTGCCGTGTGCGAACCCGGACGGATTTGAGTACTCACGCAACCACTTCTCATTTTGGCGCAAGAACCGTCGCCACAATGCGGACGGGACGTTCGGAGTAGACCTTAACCGCAATTTCTCTATCGGTTACGCGCCAAGCAAAAACACTTCGTCAAATGTCTATTCCGGACCCCAGCCTTTTTCAGAACCTGAGACAGCCGCACTCAGAGATTTTGTGCTGGCGCATCCGAACATTACGATCGCACTTGATTACCACTCTCAGGGGAATGTCTTTTTCCCGGCACATAACTTCATTCACGAAGATGCCATTGATGCGACGGATCTGAACACGCTCTCTGCCAATATGGCCGAAGAGATCAGAAAAGTATCGGGGCGTGAATACGGCGTGCATATGGGTAAACCGCCGACCCATCTCATCTCAGGCAGCGGGCGCGAGTTTTATTATTCGCAGGGAGCCCTGGCGCTGACGGTCGAAGTGGGTTCACGCAATATCTCCGATTATCAGGAGAACATGCTCGAGCACATCAATGAGAACATCGCAGCTCTGACCTATGCGCTTTCGGAAGTGCCCAATTATGACAAGACGAAAAGTCTGCCCAGAGTCGGTAATTTTATCGCCACATCGGTCGGCAGCAGGGACGTGGAACTCAGTTGGGATTACCCGGAAGATGAGAAGGTCTATTTTGAGATCTACCGTTCCAAAAAACTAAAAGGGTACACTCAGTCATCAAACCGCGTCGGTACGACCCTCTCGCACAGTTTTGTGGACAGACAGCTTGAATCAGCGACGAACTACCACTACTTTATCCGTGCCGTTTGCAAAGTCCGTCATATCAAGTCGGCATTCGCCCCGGTTCTGGGTGTCCGTACCGATCCAGAAACAACGATGTTTTCGAAGATACTCTATCCGCTCAGAAGCGAGATCGGTTATGTGGGGGAGAAGACAACGAAAAACAAAGAGCATTTCGGCGAGAACTCACTGTTCGTCGGTATTTCGGAATACAAGGGTGAGTGTTACGGTATAAGCAGCTTCTCGCTGGAGAGCGTACCTGAAAACGCACTGATCAAAAGTGCGCAGATCTCGTATTATCCGATGAACCGTGTTTCCGTACATGTCGAGAAATTCGGCGAATGGCGTGTGGGACTGGTCGATGAACGTACCATTGATAATCTGGCCAGTTTTGATGAGGTCAAAAATGCCAAAGTCCTGGGCTATATCGGCATGGCGACCAAATCATCCCAGCTTTCACAAGGGGTCTGGCGGACCTATCGTTTCAATAAGCAGGAACGAAACGTATTGCAGGATGCGCTTAAACGGCGCAAGGCGGTCTTTCGTATGGAGGGACCGACAAAACTGCCGATAGACAGAGCTTCGCAGATGATGCAGTGGGATATCGGTTACGGACCGCACAGCGGCGGTTTGACATTTCGTCCTAAACTTGAGGTTACCTATACCCTCCAGGAAGCGAAGTTGGAACTCTACTCGCAACAGGAATATACGATCACGGAACAGGAGGTCAAAGAGTCCAGCCTTGTGGCGGGATTCGATCAAAACGGCAGCCGTATATACGGCTGCATCGAGTTTGATATGACACAGATACTGGATATGCAAAATACGATCGTCTCCGATGCCTATCTTGAACTTGATGCAAGGCAGATCAATGCCAATGCAAGTATCCGCTATCACATCGAGATGGTTAAGATGGGCGATGGGGAGAAGAGCTTTAAAAAGATGAGAGAACGCGAGGTGATCGAACGTGTCGGTTATGAAGTCAGCGTGGCCGATCTGCGTCAGGACAAGGCGCAGCGTTTTGTTTTCGACACGCTTTCCATCCAGGAGATGGTCGATACGATCCAAGCCAATGAGAAGATCCTCTTTGTGATCAAAGCCTCCTCGTCGAAGTCTTTTGCCAAATCGGAATCTGTGAACTGGCTCGATGCCAAACGGGAGTGCCGGCCGCGTCTAATTCTTGATTACATTAAAAAACGCCGTTACGGTATCGAAAAGGCGACGAATCTGAGAGCAAGTGTCGAGAACGGAATGATCCGCCTGGACTGGGATAACCCGGTTGACGAGGCGTTTAAAGGGGTGATCGTGGTCAAGAACCCGTTCCACGTCCCTTCATCAGCCTATGATGGTCAAAAACTCTACGGTGGGCCTGACAACTATACCTATGATAATTTCGGTGATCTGGATGTGGGTAAATATTATGCAGTCTTTGCTTATGATGAGGTGCCGCACATCTCAGAACCGGCCGTACTCGCCTATAACATAGAGAACTGA
- a CDS encoding ATP-grasp domain-containing protein — protein MLVSDSLECDRKVGIWMYQNSGGPEIEQKLILKLLERGINSVTGLDLRFAEGSKEGIHCKGLDMTALDAFFSYNAGEQTVAQVYMYQVLSEFIPTLNNFRSFAIAEDKFQSNMMLAKAGVRTPDFYLCHKEDMNGMVDQYDEWGKMVYKPIDGWGGNGMALIENRVTLDTLLPFINKSDARNVYVERFIKNDYSDFRVDIVDGEFVACYGRKAGGRDWRTNITSGGSVILREANDEIVELAKRATKAIGLEIAGVDILYDEEKEEYVVLEVNGIPAFATPEQEAMGLDFNDKKIDLIVNMIDRITKK, from the coding sequence ATGTTAGTTTCTGATAGTTTGGAATGCGATCGCAAGGTCGGTATATGGATGTATCAAAACAGCGGCGGACCGGAGATCGAGCAGAAGTTAATCTTAAAACTGTTGGAGCGCGGTATCAATTCGGTTACAGGACTAGATCTGCGTTTTGCCGAAGGCTCCAAAGAGGGAATCCACTGCAAAGGTCTTGATATGACGGCACTTGACGCTTTCTTTTCCTACAATGCCGGTGAGCAGACCGTTGCACAGGTCTATATGTACCAGGTGCTCAGCGAGTTTATTCCGACACTCAACAATTTTAGGTCTTTTGCTATCGCCGAAGACAAGTTCCAATCAAACATGATGCTAGCAAAGGCCGGTGTCCGGACGCCTGATTTCTACCTCTGCCATAAAGAGGATATGAACGGGATGGTTGACCAATATGACGAATGGGGAAAAATGGTCTATAAGCCGATCGACGGCTGGGGCGGTAACGGTATGGCCCTGATCGAAAACCGCGTAACACTCGATACGCTGCTTCCGTTTATCAATAAAAGCGATGCCCGTAATGTTTATGTGGAACGTTTCATCAAAAATGACTATTCAGATTTTCGGGTTGATATTGTTGACGGTGAGTTTGTCGCTTGCTACGGACGTAAGGCGGGCGGTCGAGACTGGCGAACAAATATCACATCCGGCGGCAGTGTCATCTTGCGTGAGGCCAATGATGAGATTGTCGAACTGGCAAAACGTGCAACGAAGGCGATCGGCTTGGAAATTGCCGGTGTGGATATCCTGTACGATGAAGAAAAAGAGGAATATGTGGTCCTTGAGGTCAACGGGATTCCTGCTTTCGCAACACCGGAACAAGAGGCAATGGGGCTCGATTTTAACGATAAAAAGATCGATCTGATCGTCAATATGATCGATCGAATCACAAAAAAATAA
- a CDS encoding M20 family metallopeptidase, giving the protein MDYLADLKKVIEINSFTKNKSGVDKVGTVFDAWLSELGFEIKQYQRELIGEHRLYRSPYKGGKRLLLLGHLDTVFPEGKFEGFSEDAEWVYGPGVCDMKGGNIVALEALRQLREEGMAITNVDVLFVSDEETGSDDSKLLTAQLAPEYDYCLVYEAAGPNGEVVTGRKGVGTFFIDITGVAKHAGNFYADGVDANLEAACKLQRLVALTDLKKGTTVNVGKIEGGIGANTISPHAHLTFELRYKTTDERDRVLKAIDEIAKTSYIEGTKNVLSGGIQRDVMMSSKSSFDFVDDLERITGHKLPTEERGGVSDANIVSSCGVITLDGLGPFGDGDHTVHERANKQSFVERIALSKQLIGYFIENLGFKE; this is encoded by the coding sequence GTGGACTATCTGGCCGATCTTAAAAAAGTTATTGAAATCAACTCTTTTACCAAGAATAAAAGCGGTGTCGATAAGGTCGGCACTGTTTTTGATGCGTGGCTCAGTGAACTTGGTTTTGAAATTAAACAGTATCAGCGGGAACTTATCGGCGAACATCGTCTTTATCGTTCGCCTTATAAAGGGGGCAAAAGACTTCTATTGCTCGGGCATCTCGATACCGTTTTCCCCGAGGGTAAGTTCGAGGGCTTCAGCGAGGATGCCGAATGGGTCTACGGTCCGGGCGTCTGTGATATGAAGGGCGGTAATATCGTTGCCCTCGAGGCATTGCGTCAGCTCAGAGAAGAGGGGATGGCGATCACCAATGTCGATGTTCTTTTTGTGAGCGACGAGGAGACCGGCAGCGATGATTCCAAACTCCTTACGGCGCAGTTGGCCCCGGAATATGATTATTGTCTGGTCTATGAGGCAGCCGGTCCAAACGGCGAAGTGGTAACGGGACGCAAGGGTGTCGGTACCTTCTTTATCGATATAACAGGTGTGGCCAAACACGCGGGCAATTTTTATGCCGATGGGGTTGACGCCAATCTCGAAGCCGCCTGTAAACTGCAGCGGCTTGTTGCATTGACGGACTTGAAGAAAGGAACGACAGTCAATGTTGGCAAGATAGAAGGGGGAATCGGTGCGAATACTATCTCGCCTCATGCACATCTCACGTTTGAATTGCGCTACAAGACAACAGATGAGCGTGACCGTGTGTTAAAGGCCATCGATGAGATAGCCAAGACTTCGTATATAGAAGGTACAAAAAACGTACTGAGTGGCGGCATACAGCGTGACGTGATGATGAGCTCGAAAAGTTCATTCGATTTTGTTGATGATCTTGAGCGGATAACGGGTCATAAACTGCCGACAGAAGAGCGTGGCGGGGTCAGTGACGCCAATATCGTCAGTTCCTGCGGCGTTATTACGCTTGATGGACTGGGCCCCTTCGGTGACGGCGACCATACGGTGCATGAACGTGCCAACAAGCAGAGTTTTGTAGAACGTATTGCGCTTTCAAAACAGTTGATAGGCTATTTTATTGAAAACCTGGGGTTTAAGGAGTAG
- the rplS gene encoding 50S ribosomal protein L19, producing the protein MRNKYIENFENAQVASKNIPDFRAGDTVRLAVTIKEGEKTRIQNYEGVCIAKRGQGTGQTITVRKIGANAVGIERIFPIYSDSINEITVIRRGRVRRAKLFYLRDLAGKKARIKELRK; encoded by the coding sequence ATGAGAAATAAGTACATCGAAAATTTCGAAAATGCGCAAGTAGCTTCGAAAAATATTCCTGACTTCCGTGCTGGTGATACTGTACGTCTTGCTGTTACTATTAAAGAAGGTGAGAAAACTCGTATTCAAAACTACGAGGGTGTATGTATTGCTAAACGTGGTCAAGGGACTGGTCAAACGATCACAGTACGTAAAATCGGTGCCAACGCAGTCGGTATCGAGCGTATCTTCCCAATCTACTCTGACTCTATCAACGAGATCACAGTAATTCGCCGCGGTCGTGTACGTCGTGCGAAACTTTTCTACCTTCGCGATCTTGCTGGTAAAAAAGCACGTATCAAAGAATTACGCAAGTAA
- the trmD gene encoding tRNA (guanosine(37)-N1)-methyltransferase TrmD produces MRFTYVTLFQNLIEGYFQDSILKRAMDKALFDVDFVNPRDYTANKHLKVDDTATGGGAGMVMTPQPLFDALKALKEEGDVHIIFTTPVGKPFRQNDAKRLAKKSRIAFVSGRYEGIDERVIETFADELFSIGDYVLTGGELPSLVMSDAIARNIEGVLGNIESLDTESFETPLLEAPSFSKPALYEGSAVPSEYIKGNHSKIAALKFAMSEAKTKFFRPEQLLKHKKRTSYEK; encoded by the coding sequence TTGCGTTTTACCTATGTCACACTCTTTCAAAACCTGATAGAGGGGTATTTTCAGGATTCAATACTCAAAAGAGCGATGGATAAAGCGCTTTTTGACGTTGATTTTGTCAACCCGCGTGACTATACAGCCAACAAACACCTGAAAGTCGATGATACGGCAACAGGTGGCGGGGCCGGTATGGTGATGACACCCCAGCCGCTTTTTGATGCGCTTAAGGCACTGAAAGAAGAGGGTGATGTGCATATCATCTTTACCACTCCCGTGGGCAAACCGTTTAGACAAAACGATGCTAAACGGCTGGCTAAAAAAAGTCGTATCGCCTTTGTAAGTGGTCGTTATGAAGGGATAGATGAACGTGTTATCGAGACATTTGCGGATGAGCTCTTTAGCATCGGTGATTATGTTTTGACAGGCGGTGAGTTGCCGTCACTTGTGATGAGCGACGCGATCGCCCGCAATATTGAGGGTGTCCTTGGCAATATCGAATCTCTCGATACAGAGAGCTTCGAAACGCCACTTTTGGAAGCACCATCATTTTCAAAACCAGCTTTATATGAAGGAAGTGCGGTTCCATCAGAATATATAAAGGGAAATCACAGTAAAATTGCCGCACTGAAATTTGCCATGTCTGAAGCTAAAACCAAGTTCTTCAGGCCTGAGCAGCTATTAAAGCACAAAAAAAGGACATCTTATGAGAAATAA
- the rimM gene encoding ribosome maturation factor RimM (Essential for efficient processing of 16S rRNA) codes for MSKPLTKDLLHIATLGRTVGLHGDMKFHDKSDFPEQFVAGATFYTKDGKTLTIHSINEDRGLIRIEGFESMESAKKLTNTKLYTTMQATREQCELEEGQHFWFDIVGCEVYEADRRLGVVKEIERIGITDYLSIKTDDALVDAGESKNFLVPYHEPFILKTDIEAKRIDVSGAVDILSAS; via the coding sequence ATGTCGAAGCCATTGACTAAAGATCTTCTTCATATTGCTACGCTGGGCCGGACTGTCGGTCTGCACGGTGATATGAAGTTTCATGACAAAAGTGATTTTCCCGAACAATTTGTGGCCGGGGCAACCTTCTACACAAAAGATGGGAAAACACTGACTATCCATAGCATCAATGAAGATCGGGGCCTGATTCGTATAGAGGGTTTCGAAAGCATGGAAAGTGCCAAGAAACTGACCAATACCAAACTTTACACGACAATGCAAGCAACACGTGAGCAGTGTGAACTTGAAGAAGGTCAGCACTTCTGGTTCGATATCGTAGGCTGTGAAGTCTATGAAGCGGACCGACGTCTTGGTGTCGTGAAAGAGATCGAGCGCATAGGGATAACCGATTACTTGAGCATCAAAACAGACGATGCTCTTGTTGATGCGGGTGAGAGTAAAAATTTTCTGGTCCCGTACCATGAACCGTTTATTCTCAAGACAGATATCGAGGCCAAACGCATTGACGTGTCGGGTGCTGTCGATATTTTGTCTGCCTCATAG
- a CDS encoding KH domain-containing protein, which produces MVTDFVAQFARMIANYPEDIQVEAHEGDDMIEIILHANQADVGKLIGKEGKMIGAIKTLISGCKAKDGKGYRINVEAID; this is translated from the coding sequence ATGGTTACTGATTTCGTCGCACAATTCGCCAGGATGATCGCCAACTACCCTGAGGATATTCAGGTTGAGGCACATGAAGGTGATGACATGATTGAAATCATTTTACATGCAAACCAGGCTGATGTAGGTAAACTCATCGGCAAAGAGGGCAAGATGATTGGTGCGATCAAAACGCTTATCTCCGGCTGCAAAGCCAAAGACGGTAAGGGTTACCGGATCAATGTCGAAGCCATTGACTAA
- the rpsP gene encoding 30S ribosomal protein S16, which translates to MATVIRLTRMGRKKQPFYRIAVTDSRKRRDGGWIELIGHYNPMNDEKTLVVDNERLDYWLSVGAKMSDRVKKITGK; encoded by the coding sequence ATGGCAACAGTTATCAGACTGACTCGTATGGGTCGTAAGAAACAGCCGTTTTACCGTATCGCGGTAACAGATTCACGTAAACGTCGTGACGGTGGATGGATCGAACTTATCGGTCACTACAACCCGATGAACGATGAAAAGACACTTGTGGTAGACAATGAGCGTCTTGACTACTGGTTAAGCGTCGGCGCCAAGATGAGCGATCGCGTTAAAAAGATTACTGGTAAGTAG